The genomic region TCTGTCCCCGAAGGGCGAACAGCGCTGGGAAGCACGCCTGGACAGCGAGGTGGCCACCGCGCCCGTGCTGGCCGATTCGGCCGTGCTCGTGCGCACCATCGAGGGGCGGGTGCTGGCGCTGGAGCGCAGTGGCGGTTCCACGCGCTGGAGCTGGAAGGCGCCCACCGCACTGCTGAACCTCTGGCAGAGTTCGCCCATGGTGACGGACGTGGATACCGTCTACGTGGGGTTGCCCAATGCCAAGCTGGTGGCGCTGGATCTGCGCTTTGGCGTGCCCCGCTGGGATGTGGCCATTGCCTCGTCGCTGGGGGCCACCGAGCTGGAGCGCCTCATCGACATCGTGGGTGCGCCGGTGCTGATGGGCACCGACCTGTGTGCCGTGGCCTATCAGGGCCGCGTGGCCTGCGTGCGCACGACCGACGGCGAGCTGGCCTGGAGTCGGGCGCTCAGCTCCTCCGTCGGCATCGCGGCCGACGACCGGGATCTGGTGATCGTCGATGCTTCCGAGGTCATCCAGCTGCTGCGCCCGGGTGGCGGTACGGTCTGGCGGCAGGACGGCTATGTGCGCCGCGGGGTCTCCGCCCCCGTCATCGTGCCCGACAAGCGCCTGCTCTTTGGCGACCGCTTCGGCAACCTGTCGCTGCTGTCGATGAACGACGGCCAGACGCTTGCACGCATCGAGATCGACGATTCGGCCCTGGCCACGCCGCCGCTGCTGGCGGGTGACGAGGCCTATGTGCAAACCCAGGAAGGAACGATCGCGGCCATCGCGCTGCGCTGACCATGAATCCATCTGTACCGGTTATTGCGCTGGTGGGGCGGCCCAACGTGGGCAAGTCCACCCTGTTCAACCGCCTGACGCGCTCGCGCGACGCCCTGGTGGCCAACATCCCGGGTCTCACCCGTGACCGGCACTATGGCTCGGCCACGCTCGACGGCCAGCGTGTCGTGCTGATCGACACCGGTGGCTTCGAGCCCGTGGCCGCCACCGGCGTGGCCGAACAGATGGCTCGCCAGACCCGCCAGGCCGTCATCGAGGCCGACGTGGTCGTCTTCGTGGTCGACGGCCGTCAGGGCCTGCTGGCCCGTGACGAGGAGATCGCCCAGGAGCTGCGCCGCACGGCCCGCAAGGTGGTGCTGGCCGTCAACAAGTGCGAGGGCATCTCGCGCCCGGTGGCTGCCGCCGAGTTCCATGCGCTGGGGCTGGGCGTGCCCATGCCCATTTCCGCCACTCATGGTGACGGCGTGCACGCGCTGATGGAGGAATGCCTGGAGGACTGGCGCGCCGAGCGCGAACGCCTGCTGGCCGAGGCTGCCGAAGCGGATGCCGGCATGGCTGATGAGGCTGAAGGTCCCGCGGATGCGGCCGCTGACGACGCGGGAGCACACGGCGAGGCCGACCAGGACGGACGCCCGGCAAACGGTAAACGTGCGGGAGAGGCTGCCGAGGGGGCTGCCGGCAAGGGCGACGCCGAGGCCGACGAGCGCAAGCCCGTCCGCGTGGCCGTGGTCGGTCGTCCCAATGGCGGCAAGTCCACGCTGATCAACGCGCTGCTGGGCGAGGAACGCCTCATCGCCTTCAATCAGCCCGGCACCACGCGGGATTCGATCACCGTCGATTTCCGCTATCGCAACCGCGACTACCAGCTCATCGACACCGCCGGCCTGCGTCGCCGGGGCAAGGTGCATGAGACCGTCGAGAAGTTCTCGGTGGTCAAGACGCTTCAGGCCATCGAGGACTGCAACGTGGCCGTGCTGATGATCGATGCGGCCGACGGCATCTCCGAGCAGGATAGTGCCATTGCCGGCTACATCCTGGAAGCGGGCAGGGCACTGGTCATCGCGCTGAACAAGTGGGATGCCGTGCCGGCCGATGAGCGCCGCAACGTCCTGCAGGAATGCCAGCGACGCCTGTACTTCCTGGACTGGGCGCCGATGCTCACCATCTCGGCACTGAAGAACCGCGCGCTGGACAAGCTGATGAAGGCCGTGGACGAGGCCCGTGCCGCCGCTACCCGCAAGCTGTCCACGCCCAAGCTCACCCGCATGCTGCATGCGGCCGTGCTGCATCAGCAGCCGCCGCGCAACGGCCCGTTCCGGCCCAAGCTGCGCTATGCGCACCAGGGGGGACAGAACCCGCCCGTCATCGTCGTCCACGGCAGCTCGCTCGACAAGGTGGGCGACAGCTACCGACGCTTCCTGGAAGGCTGGTTCCGCGAGCGTCTGGCGCTGCAGGGCACGCCGCTGCGCATCGAGTTCCGCACGGGCGCCAACCCCTACGCCAACCGGGGGAAGTAAGCCAGGTGAGGAGATAACGGCGAAACTTCTCGCCGTTCATCGGCCCGAACGTGTGCCGTTGTCAACGGTAGGGCTGGAAAAATGCGTAAAGCGCCCATATAGGTTAAAGTGCAATCAGGAGCGCCCGGGCCGCATGGCTCGGGCTGTCCGGGCGTGTCGTGGTCTTCGCATGGCCCAGACCAGCCGCATCCCGGACTGCACCCTGAATTTCAGTATCTCTCAGAAGAACCATGAGCAACAAAGGCCAACAATTACAAGATCCCTTCCTGAACCAGTTGCGCAAGGAGCATGTGCCGGTGTCCATCTATCTGGTCAACGGCATCAAGTTGCAGGGCCAGATCGAATCCTTCGACCAGTACGTGGTGTTGCTGCGCAATACCGTCACGCAGATGGTCTACAAGCACGCCATCTCCACTGTCGTGCCCAGCCGCGCCATCGAATTCCAGTCTGAAGGCGGTTCCCACTGAAGCACCAGTACGTCGCCCGCCAGCACGACCCGAACGCGCCCGACCCCAAGCGGGCCGCGCTGCTGGCCGTGGCCACCCAGGGAGAACGCCTGGAGGCTCACGATCTGGATGAACTGGACGCCCTGGCGCGTTCGGCCGGGTTGCAGCCGGTGCTGCGCGAGGTCCTGCGGCGCAATCGCCCCGATCCCGCGCTCTACTTGGGCTCGGGAGCGGCCGAGCGCATCGCCGACCAGCTGCGCACCGAGCGTGTCGGTCTGGTCCTCTTCGACCACGCCATCAGCGCCATCCAGCAGCGCAACCTCGAGCGCCTCTGGAAGGTGCAGGTCGCTGACCGCACCGAGCTGATCATCGAGATCTTCTCGCAGCGCGCCCGCAGCACCGAAGGCAAGCTGCAGGTGGAACTGGCACGCATGCAGCACCAGGCCTCGCGCCTGGTGCGGATGTGGTCGCACCTGGAGCGTCAGCGCGGCGGCATCGGCGTGCGCGGCGGCCCCGGCGAGACCCAGCTTGAGCTGGACCGCCGGATGCTCGACGACAAGATCCGTCGGCTGCGCACGCGCCTGCAGAAGGTCGATCGCCAGCGGCGCACCCGCCGTCGCGCCCGTCAGCGCGGCGAGGCCCTGCGCGTCTCGCTTATCGGCTACACCAACGCCGGCAAGTCCACGCTGTTCAACCGGCTCACTAGGGCCGGGGCACTGGCGGCCGATCAGCTCTTTGCCACGCTGGA from Lautropia mirabilis harbors:
- the bamB gene encoding outer membrane protein assembly factor BamB is translated as MSAEGVASASSVSAKAPGLIQPSRRRLLGSLAMGAALLPLSACSMFGDDAAEPPPYPVPRLGDEKGMRLLWKNTGGSDALVGFQPAISGNSLWVVDQKGRVRRLSRKDGRVEHEFKAGKAIAGLAADDELVVLVSRDGTVKALSPKGEQRWEARLDSEVATAPVLADSAVLVRTIEGRVLALERSGGSTRWSWKAPTALLNLWQSSPMVTDVDTVYVGLPNAKLVALDLRFGVPRWDVAIASSLGATELERLIDIVGAPVLMGTDLCAVAYQGRVACVRTTDGELAWSRALSSSVGIAADDRDLVIVDASEVIQLLRPGGGTVWRQDGYVRRGVSAPVIVPDKRLLFGDRFGNLSLLSMNDGQTLARIEIDDSALATPPLLAGDEAYVQTQEGTIAAIALR
- the der gene encoding ribosome biogenesis GTPase Der, which encodes MNPSVPVIALVGRPNVGKSTLFNRLTRSRDALVANIPGLTRDRHYGSATLDGQRVVLIDTGGFEPVAATGVAEQMARQTRQAVIEADVVVFVVDGRQGLLARDEEIAQELRRTARKVVLAVNKCEGISRPVAAAEFHALGLGVPMPISATHGDGVHALMEECLEDWRAERERLLAEAAEADAGMADEAEGPADAAADDAGAHGEADQDGRPANGKRAGEAAEGAAGKGDAEADERKPVRVAVVGRPNGGKSTLINALLGEERLIAFNQPGTTRDSITVDFRYRNRDYQLIDTAGLRRRGKVHETVEKFSVVKTLQAIEDCNVAVLMIDAADGISEQDSAIAGYILEAGRALVIALNKWDAVPADERRNVLQECQRRLYFLDWAPMLTISALKNRALDKLMKAVDEARAAATRKLSTPKLTRMLHAAVLHQQPPRNGPFRPKLRYAHQGGQNPPVIVVHGSSLDKVGDSYRRFLEGWFRERLALQGTPLRIEFRTGANPYANRGK
- the hfq gene encoding RNA chaperone Hfq, giving the protein MSNKGQQLQDPFLNQLRKEHVPVSIYLVNGIKLQGQIESFDQYVVLLRNTVTQMVYKHAISTVVPSRAIEFQSEGGSH
- the hflX gene encoding GTPase HflX, producing the protein MLAVATQGERLEAHDLDELDALARSAGLQPVLREVLRRNRPDPALYLGSGAAERIADQLRTERVGLVLFDHAISAIQQRNLERLWKVQVADRTELIIEIFSQRARSTEGKLQVELARMQHQASRLVRMWSHLERQRGGIGVRGGPGETQLELDRRMLDDKIRRLRTRLQKVDRQRRTRRRARQRGEALRVSLIGYTNAGKSTLFNRLTRAGALAADQLFATLDPLTRRLGLGNGLEVVLSDTVGFIRNLPHGLVAAFRATLEETAEADLLLHVVDAGSPDRERQIEAVNQVIAEIGAGEVEQLMIYNKIDLTGNVPEVRLDPYGRISGLALSAGTGAGVDALRDLLRERAQARAQAVDETAWYGDEAFTAEAPDPSDVSDEADPSADEDGPDHPSS